A genomic region of Zea mays cultivar B73 chromosome 6, Zm-B73-REFERENCE-NAM-5.0, whole genome shotgun sequence contains the following coding sequences:
- the LOC100381759 gene encoding Alpha,alpha-trehalose-phosphate synthase [UDP-forming] 1, whose product MPTSSPFVGDSGTAGSPIRAERAVGEHGRRYDVFASDAMDTDAAEAASASAGAFALDGVHSPGRASPANMEDAGGAAAGHAARPPLAGSRSGFRRLGLRGMKQRLLVVANRLPVSANRRGEDHWSLEISAGGLVSALLGVKDVDAKWIGWAGVNVPDEIGQRALTKALAEKRCIPVFLDEEIVHQYYNGYCNNILWPLFHYLGLPQEDRLATTRNFESQFDAYKRANQMFADVVYQHYQEGDVIWCHDYHLMFLPKCLKDHDINMKVGWFLHTPFPSSEIYRTLPSRLELLRSVLCADLVGFHTYDYARHFVSACTRILGLEGTPEGVEDQGRLTRVAAFPIGIDSDRFKRALELPAVKRHINELTQRFAGRKVMLGVDRLDMIKGIPQKILAFEKFLEENPDWNDKVVLLQIAVPTRTDVPEYQKLTSQVHEIVGRINGRFGTLTAVPIHHLDRSLDFHALCALYAVTDVALVTSLRDGMNLVSYEYVACQGSKKGVLILSEFAGAAQSLGAGAILVNPWNITEVADSIHHALTMPSDEREKRHRHNYAHVTTHTAQDWAETFVFELNDTVAEALLRTRQVPPGLPGQTAIQQYLRSKNRLLILGFNSTLTEPVESSGRRGGDQIKEMELKLHPDLKGPLGALCEDERTTVIVLSGSDRSVLDENFGEFKMWLAAEHGMFLRPTYGEWMTTMPEHLNMDWVDSVKHVFEYFTERTPRSHFEHRETSFVWNYKYADVEFGRLQARDMLQHLWTGPISNAAVDVVQGSRSVEVRSVGVTKGAAIDRILGEIVHSENMITPIDYVLCIGHFLGKDEDIYVFFDPEYPSESKVKPEGGSASLDRRPNGRPASNGRSNSRNPQSRPQKAQQAASERSSSSSHSSTSSNHDWREGSSVLDLKAENYFSCAVGRKRSNARYLLSSSEEVVSFLKELATETAGFQSSCADYMFLDRQ is encoded by the exons ATGCCAACCTCATCGCCCTTTGTCGGCGACAGCGGCACCGCGGGCTCCCCGATCCGCGCCGAGCGAGCGGTCGGTGAGCACGGCCGCCGCTACGACGTCTTCGCGTCGGACGCGATGGATACCGACGCCGCCGAGGCGGCCTCCGCTTCGGCGGGGGCCTTCGCGCTCGATGGTGTCCACTCGCCTGGACGTGCGTCACCGGCCAACATGGAGGACGCCGGCGGCGCGGCCGCAGGGCACGCCGCGCGACCGCCGCTCGCCGGCTCCCGCAGCGGTTTCCGCCGCCTCGGTCTCCGCGGCATGAAGCAGCGCCTCCTCGTCGTGGCCAACCGCCTGCCTGTGTCCGCCAACCGCCGCGGCGAGGACCACTGGTCGCTTGAGATCAGCGCCGGCGGCCTCGTGAGCGCCCTACTTG GCGTGAAGGACGTCGACGCGAAATGGATTGGCTGGGCGGGTGTCAACGTACCAGATGAGATTGGCCAGCGAGCCCTCACCAAAGCTCTTGCGGAGAAG AGGTGCATACCGGTGTTCCTGGACGAGGAGATTGTGCACCAGTACTACAATGGGTACTGCAACAACATCCTGTGGCCGCTGTTCCACTATCTAGGACTGCCACAGGAGGACAGGCTGGCAACAACGAGGAACTTTGAGTCGCAGTTCGACGCGTATAAGCGTGCTAACCAGATGTTCGCTGATGTCGTGTACCAGCACTACCAGGAGGGGGATGTAATCTGGTGTCATGACTACCACCTCATGTTCCTGCCCAAGTGCCTCAAGGACCATGACATCAATATGAAGGTCGGGTGGTTCCTGCACACACCATTCCCGTCATCAGAGATTTACCGGACACTTCCGTCCCGCTTGGAGCTGCTTCGGTCGGTGCTATGTGCTGATTTAGTTGG ATTCCATACTTACGACTATGCGAGGCATTTTGTGAGTGCTTGCACTAGAATACTTGGACTTGAGGGCACCCCTGAGGGCGtggaagatcaaggaagactaaccAGGGTTGCAGCG TTTCCTATTGGGATAGACTCTGATCGTTTCAAGCGAGCATTGGAGCTTCCGGCAGTAAAAAGGCACATCAATGAACTGACACAACGTTTTGCCGGTCGAAAG GTAATGCTTGGTGTTGATCGACTTGACATGATTAAGGGAATTCCACAAAAGATTCTGGCCTTTGAAAAGTTTCTTGAGGAAAATCCAGATTGGAACGACAAAGTTGTTCTACTGCAGATTGCTGTGCCAACAAGAACTGACGTCCCTGAGT ATCAAAAGCTCACGAGCCAAGTGCATGAAATTGTTGGGCGCATAAATGGTCGATTCGGAACGCTGACTGCTGTCCCTATTCATCATTTG GACCGGTCTCTTGATTTCCACGCCTTATGTGCTCTTTATGCAGTCACTG ATGTTGCTCTTGTAACATCACTGAGAGATGGGATGAACCTTGTGAGCTACGAGTATGTTGCATGCCAAGGGTCTAAGAAAGGAGTTCTGATACTTAGTGAG TTTGCTGGGGCAGCacaatcccttggagctggcgccaTTCTAGTAAACCCTTGGAATATTACAGAGGTTGCAGACTCAATACATCATGCTTTAACGATGCCATCCGACGAGAGAGAGAAACGACACAGACACAACTATGCTCATGTCACAACTCACACGGCTCAAGATTGGGCTGAAACTTTTGTATT tgagctaaatgacaCGGTTGCTGAAGCTCTACTGAGGACAAGACAAGTTCCTCCTGGTCTTCCTGGTCAAACGGCAATCCAGCAATATTTGCGCTCTAAAAATCGTCTGCTCATATTG GGTTTCAATTCAACATTGACTGAGCCAGTCGAATCCTCCGGGAGAAGGGGTGGTGACCAAATCAAGGAAATGGAACTCAAGTTGCATCCTGACTTAAAGGGTCCTCTGGGAGCCCTCTGTGAGGATGAGCGCACTACAGTTATTGTTCTTAGTGGCAGTGACAGGAGTGTTCTTGATGAA AATTTTGGAGAATTCAAAATGTGGTTGGCAGCAGAGCATGGGATGTTTTTACGCCCGACTTATGGAGAATGGATGACAACAATGCCTGAGCATCTGAACATGGATTGGGTAGACAGCGTAAAG CATGTTTTCGAATACTTTACAGAAAGAACCCCAAGATCCCATTTTGAACATCGTGAAACATCATTTGTGTGGAACTACAAGTATGCTG ATGTTGAATTTGGAAGGCTACAAGCAAGAGATATGCTGCAGCACTTGTGGACAGGCCCGATCTCAAATGCAGCTGTTGATGTTGTTCAAGGGAGTCGGTCAGTTGAAGTCCGGTCTGTTGGAGTTACAAAG GGTGCTGCAATTGATCGTATTTTAGGGGAGATAGTTCACAGCGAAAACATGATTACTCCAATTGATTATGTCCTGTGTATAGGGCATTTCCTTGGGAAG GATGAGGACATCTATGTCTTTTTTGATCCCGAATACCCTTCTGAATCCAAAGTAAAACCAGAGGGTGGGTCAGCATCACTTGACCGGAGGCCAAATGGAAGGCCGGCATCGAATGGCAGAAGCAATTCAAGGAACCCGCAGTCCAGGCCACAGAAGGCGCAGCAGGCTGCATCCGAGAGGTCGTCCTCATCAAGTCACAGCAGCACT